The Oncorhynchus clarkii lewisi isolate Uvic-CL-2024 unplaced genomic scaffold, UVic_Ocla_1.0 unplaced_contig_3037_pilon_pilon, whole genome shotgun sequence genome includes a region encoding these proteins:
- the LOC139397110 gene encoding zinc finger protein 235-like, producing the protein MSEPGSGCGVPAQRSSQRGPELLSVKLGDCSQTVELNVIVKEEGEEREINEREEEEREEDRASVDSGEIPNPDSVNEPSSTASRLPGCGSYPCPQCGKCFSRAGDLKTHQRSHSGEKPTCTFNVIVKEEDGDCTLNVIVKEEEDEKEKRGVEEEKETSGIVDPDTSRLRGRYPCPQCGKSFSSSGKLKNHQRVHTREKPFHCATCGKSFREKFNLTRHEKVHSGEKPYHCTQCGKSFNRSGSLKEHQRVHTGEKPYHCSLCQKSFSQPGNLKKHQRIHTGEKPYRCSLCGNSFCFAGNLKNHQRSHCGEKPYRCSQCGEGFPQLKSLKSHQKIHIGETSPSTFNVIVKEEGGDCTFNVIVKEEEDGKKIAEKEMREVEEDDNNSGVVDPDTSRLPDRPKESSEITQWREALPMFSVWRGIHSAKKSKKS; encoded by the exons ATGTCTGAACCAGGTTCTGGTTGTGGTGTTCCGGCCCAGAGAAGCTCACAGCGGGGTCCAGAGTTGCTGTCAGTGAAGCTGGGGGACTGCAGTCAAACAGTGGAACTCAATGTGATTGTCAAGGAGGAGGGCGAGGAGAGAGAAATCAATGagcgggaggaggaagagagagaggaggacagggcctCTGTTGACTCAG GAGAGATCCCCAACCCAGACTCGGTAAACGAGCCCAGTTCCACAGCATCAAGACTGCCTGGTTGTGGGAGTTACCCCTGTCCTCAATGTGGGAAGTGTTTCAGTCGAGCAGGAGACCTGAAGACTCATCAGAGATCCCACAGTGGAGAGAAGCCTACCTGTACTTTCAATGTGATTGTCAAAGAGGAGGACGGTGACTGTACTCTCAATGTGAttgtcaaagaggaggaggatgagaaggaaaagagaggagTTGAGGAAGAGAAGGAAACTAGTGGTATAGTCGACCCAGATACATCAAGACTTCGTGGTCGTTACCCCTGTCctcaatgtggaaagagtttcagtTCCTCAG GTAAACTAAAGAATCATCAAAGAGTACACACTCGAGAGAAACCATTTCACTGTGCCACATGTGGGAAGAGTTTCCGTGAAAAATTCAACCTCACGAGACATGAGAAGGTACATAGTGGGGAGAAGCCGTATCACTGCACCCAGTGTGGGAAAAGCTTCAATCGTTCTGGAAGTCTTAAGGAACATCAAAGAgtacatacaggggagaagccttaccactgctctcttTGTCAGAAGAGTTTTAGTCAGCCAGGAAACCTTAAGAAACACCAGAGaatacatacaggggagaagccttaccgtTGCTCTCTGTGTGGAAATAGTTTTTGTTTTGCTGGAAACCTCAAGAATCATCAGAGATCACActgtggagagaagccttaccgcTGCTCTCAGTGTGGGGAGGGATTCCCTCAACTAAAAAGTCTTAAAAGCCATCAGAAAATACATATTGGAGAGACGTCTCCCTCTACTTTCAATGTGATTGTCAAAGAGGAGGGTGGTGACTGTACTTTCAATGTGATTGtcaaagaagaggaggatgggaagAAAATTGCTGAGAAGGAAATGAGAGAAGTTGAAGAGGACGACAACAACAGTGGTGTAGTTGACCCAGATACATCAAGATTGCCTGATCG ACCTAAAGAATCATCAGAGATCACAcagtggagagaagccttaccaatgTTCTCGGTGTGGAGAGGGATTCACTCAGCTAAGAAGTCTAAGAAGTCATGA